Proteins encoded within one genomic window of Felis catus isolate Fca126 chromosome C1, F.catus_Fca126_mat1.0, whole genome shotgun sequence:
- the PIGV gene encoding GPI mannosyltransferase 2 isoform X1 — protein MWPMDPSRKEVLRFAVSCRVLTLVLQALFNVVIPDHRAEAFSPPRLTPSGSVDQLVEGLLGGLSHWDAEHFLFIAEHGYLYEHNFAFFPGFPLALLVGAELLRPLRALLNLRSCLLISVALLNSLFSVLAAVALHDLGCLVLHCPRQAFYGALLFCLSPANVFLAAGYSEALFALLTFSAMGQLERGRSWTSGLLFALATGVRSNGLVNIGFLVYSQCQSFLSSLMVLNPLRQLLKLMGSVFLSVLILGLPFALFQYYAYTQFCLSGSAHPIPKPLLQLAVDKGYRIVEGNEPPWCSWELPLIYSYIQDIYWNVGFLRYYELKQVPNFLLAAPVALLVAWATWTYVTTHPWFCLTLGMQRSKKSKTLEKSDSGFLGPRVFVYLVHAAALLLFGSLCMHVQVLTRFLGSSTPIVYWFPAYLLQDQEPLLRSLETAPWKPLAGACPPGQKVPRNSIMGLLYNWKTCSLVTRCILGYFLSYWLLGLLLHCNFLPWT, from the exons GCTCTCTTCAATGTCGTCATCCCAGATCACCGTGCAGAAGCCTTCTCTCCTCCTCGCCTCACCCCCTCGGGCTCTGTGGACCAACTTGTGGAAGGTCTTCTGGGTGGCCTGTCTCACTGGGATGCGGAACACTTCCTGTTCATTGCCGAGCACGGCTATCTGTATGAGCACAACTTTGCCTTCTTCCCTGGCTTCCCCCTGGCTCTCCTGGTGGGAGCTGAACTCCTGAGACCCCTGCGGGCATTACTGAACCTACGGAGTTGCCTGTTAATCTCAGTAGCATTGCTCAATTCTTTGTTCTCCGTCCTGGCTGCAGTCGCACTTCACGACCTGGGCTGTCTGGTTTTGCACTGTCCCCGCCAGGCCTTTTACGGAGCCCTGCTCTTCTGCCTCAGCCCAGCCAATGTCTTCCTGGCAGCTGGTTACTCAGAAGCTTTGTTTGCCCTCCTGACATTCAGCGCCATGGGGCAGCTGGAAAGGGGCCGAAGCTGGACTAGTGGACTCCTCTTTGCCCTTGCCACTGGTGTACGTTCCAATGGGCTGGTCAACATTGGCTTCCTCGTGTATTCTCAGTGCCAaagctttctgtcttctctcatgGTGCTGAATCCTCTGAGACAGCTCTTGAAGCTGATGGGCTCTGTGTTCCTCTCTGTGCTCATACTTGGCCTTCCCTTTGCCCTCTTTCAGTATTATGCCTATACTCAGTTCTGTCTGTCAGGCTCAGCCCACCCCATCCCTAAGCCCTTGCTGCAGTTAGCTGTTGACAAGGGCTACCGGATCGTGGAGGGAAATGAGCCACCTTGGTGCTCCTGGGAACTTCCCCTAATATATAGCTATATCCAGGATATCTACTGGAATGTTGGCTTTTTGAGATACTATGAGCTCAAGCAGGTGCCCAATTTCCTACTGGCTGCACCAGTGGCCCTCCTGGTTGCCTGGGCCACGTGGACATATGTGACCACCCACCCTTGGTTCTGCCTTACCCTTGGAATGCAAAGGAGCAAGAAGAGTAAGACCCTAGAAAAATCTGATTCTGGATTCCTCGGTCCTCGGGTGTTTGTGTACCTGGTCCACGCTGCAGCACTGTTGCTGTTTGGCAGTCTGTGCATGCATGTTCAG GTTCTCACCAGATTTCTAGGTTCCTCCACTCCTATTGTGTACTGGTTTCCAGCTTACTTGCTTCAGGATCAAGAGCCACTGTTGAGATCCCTAGAGACTGCGCCTTGGAAGCCGCTTGCAGGGGCCTGCCCACCAGGACAAAAGGTCCCCAGGAATTCTATCATGGGACTTTTGTACAACTGGAAAACCTGTTCTCTAGTCACACGATGCATTCTGGGCTACTTCCTGTCTTACTGGCTCCTGGGACTACTCCTACATTGCAACTTCCTGCCTTGGACGTGA